The genomic DNA TGCTCAGGAGACGAGTCTGGGTCACACCGTGAAAGCAGCTGAAATCAACCTTCTAGTCTACATAACCCAACTCTGTGAGCTCCTCTGAGGGTGTGGAGGACAAACACCGGAACCTTCCTGAGTTTCGCCGCTTCCGTTAAACTGACTGGAGAGTGAACTATCACCATAAATCTATCTCAGAGATCCCAGATGTGTCCTATGAGAAAGATGTATATCTGAGTAATGATTGCCTGTCTGCCTATCGTCCACTCCATGAAGAGCAGAATGACACGGGGTATCCAGTGGGGTTCCTGCAAAACTGtttgtataaaatatatatatataaggcgGGTGGCTAATTACATATAAAAAATGAAGATATGCTTGTTGATGCTTTTTCTCCTGGAAGCTCAAATCTGTAATTATTTTTTTCACCAGATGCAGTTATTAAAATGGGCCGCTAGATGTCGCTCTAGGTCCACAACTAAAAGGTAAGAATATCTCAGATGGGTTTTTAAAGGGACAGTAAaagatgtgtgcatgtgtgtgccctAGCCAAGTAATGCTGGCTCGTTGCTGGCTGCGTTGCGATGATCTGAATACAGCCATTCTGATAATAAATCGGTAGAAAAGAAAACCAACCAATGTGCACCACACAGTTTCTCTAGTAGAAACACTGTGGGTGAAAAAACTCATCAACATTTGTACTTCTTACCACTTGGTTCACCTTTTCTGATCAACATGAAATGTGTGAAAGTTTGCCAGTTATTTTTCACTTTAGCTGTGTCAGGGCAGTTCTTCTTTGCCTAAGTTGGATGTCAGTTAAATGCCAGTATGTGTGAgcatgaatgggtgaatgagaggcaaaatTGTAAAGCGCTTTGGGTGCCGCCAAGGTATAAAAACGCGctgtataaatgcagtccatttaccattttGTACTATTTATGTTAAACTTCAGTTTAAgtacaaaacatacacacaaaaccagTTCCCTTTCACATTTCACAGCTTTTCATTTTATTGTGTCCACCCATCTTTCTACATATTACATATGAGACTGAAACAGGCTGAAACAAAGAGTAGGGCATAGAGAAGAACAACATGACAGCCAAATCAATAATAACAATTTTCCATATTTAAAGCAGTTTGAGCAATGTCATTAGACGATCAGAACGTTGCATACAATCCACCTTGTGTTTACTTTTTGTCATGCCACTGGCCAAGACCCATTGACAGTTAAACGTCCGGCTGTAATGTTTAATCCTCAATTAATATTTAATCCCGAGTCCTCAACATGGACATTCTGTTGTGGGGAGCCAATGCATCCTCTCACCAGCTTCTTCCCCTCAGGGGTTCCTCGAAAGAATTCAAGAAAAGATGAGAACACATACTTATTCATCACCTTCACCTTTCCAAATATGTCAATCTCAGTCTCCTGATCATGGTCTACCCCGCTCATTATCTGCTTGGACCTGGTGAAAAGAGAGTTTTCTTTTGCAACCACCTCATTCAACCATACCAGCTTTTCTTGCTTCACAATCTCCTTCGACTGGTCCACCATGCAGCCGTAAAATCCTCGCCTCTGGTTCTCGTGTGAGGGGTCCtctgacgccatggggtgctcTTTCCCGACAAAAGCCGTGCAGAGGGTGTCGTCGGAGCCTTTGGACCGGCCTACTTCGCAGGCGATAACACTCATGAGGAAAAGCGAGAACGTTCTGAAGTTGTGCACAGACGCCGAGAACACTGCAGCCATGAAGTAGCGACCCCAGTTCTCACAGTTGTGGACACAATGCAGGAGCTGAAAGGTTTGGCGGCAGAAATGGTTGAATTCTGATGGATTGAGTCCCTGTGTCAACTCTTGGAGGGAATAGTACTTCTTCTGGATCCTGTAAGCGACTGTGAACTTCAATATTTCTTCCAGATTGTTAGGATTCATATACTTGCCAACAAGAAAGACACGGAAGGTTTTCCTCTGCACCTGGTAAATGCAGTCATTCAGAACATAGTATAAATCTAATTCTGCATCTTCCCTGGCATTGTATCGAATCTCCACTGCTAAGTCTAGGATCGTGGCAATGTGTTTTATTGGAATCTTTTGATCTGGCTCCTTGTCCAGAAGCCAAACTGCCGTAAAGTTGGGGCGATTATCATTTGGGATATAATCATGAGCACGCCTTTTATCATGCTGTTCAAAGAACAGACTCCAAGTCAGACCTTCAAGACAGTCGATGGATGTGTACTTTTTGCGCAGGTCCTTAGGGACAAACATTTGAGGGTGGGTTGGCCATTCAAGAGTCTCGATATACAAAGCATGTCCTTGGTAATTTGATATGGcctgtccttcctgtccagTCTCCACTTTGGTTAACAAGCCACCTCTTTGGTCGAGTTGAGCAATCACTTTTTTCCTAGTGTCTTTGGTCCTCCAGACTCCCTCGTGTTCGGTCACTATCTCCCCGTATGGGTTCACAGAGATTTTGGAACTGCTCAAGTGTAACGTGGTCTCCACGTGAAGGGACCTCAGTGTTTGCAGAAGCAGCTTTGCAAAGGACAGGTCTTTTCCAAGCTCGCAACCAACCAGGCTCAATGTGCCCAGATGAGTGTTACCTATTGCCATTGCTGCAACAACTTGAGCAAGCTCTTCTGGCTCATAACCTCCTAGTTGAGCCCTTCTTTCATTGCCCATAGTGCCATGACCAACCAATGTCACAATGCTATATCTAGTTATATCGGTCTCAGAGCCCTTAAGGACATGCAGTGCCCCTTTGTCATAACTCAGAAGAGTGGATCTAGTAGGACACCTCTCAAACAGGAATAATGCTGACTCAATGACTTCTGGTTTGTTCTCCATGATCACAATATGTTGGTGGTCATAGCTGTTTGCACTGCCCCAAATGCTCTGATCATGCATGTCGACCACTTGCATTACTTTAGATGCAGTGTCCTTCTGCTCAACCTTCTCGCTTTCCATCTGCATAAAAAGGTTGGAAGAAAATGTGTGCATATTTGTAAGCAATTTCCCCACATATTGACCACATTATTATTAATTTTGAATTACAAACACAAGGCCTTATGTTATGGTTATGGCTGCAGGTGGCATTCTTATACAGAGTATTCCATGACTCAGATGTGAGAAGGGGGTTTACATTTGCAAAACGAACATTGTTGGTCTTGTCGTTGTCACGTTGATCAGTAGCACTCGTAACAGCATCATCTGAATATGTTGGGTGGGTCATCAGGTCTGATGGAGTCTTTTCAGGaagtgacagcctgcacataagattacatttacatacatttacagcACATTAATCCAAGAGACAGTGCTGTCATAGTCACTACCAGTCAAGCCAAATTCTACATAAGTATATTTTAGAATATACAGCATCTCACCTATTAGTTGTGTTGATCAACTGCACACTATGGGTAGCCAAATTCAAGCCTATTACAAGAGAACAGAGAAATTAGGATTCTCtgtgtaacaatttctctcaTTAATTATTGTTAGACGGTTTAACATACAAACTAGCATCCAGTTAGTGTTGTTAATAAATGTTAACACTGGTGGAGATTGAAAGACATTTGAGTCATTATTGGAATGTTGGGATGTCAACTATGGACTGGAATGAGATCTACTGTGAACAAAAATGGATGTGATGTTGATTTAGCAGTGCTCTGAAATATAATGTCATGTATCTCTTTAAGACAAAGAAATGATGTTTGCAACCATCTCTTCAAGAGCAAATTATACTATGTATATAGGATCCACTTCATAGGGGAAGTGACCACGTATCCAAGAGCTTTGGAACACATGCTACTTTTTAAACATTCAAACGGATAGTTTTAACACCCACCTGGAACCCTTTACTTTGTTACAATGCAGAAAATATTTTCAACAATGAATAAGAGCATCTTTGTTTACCTAAACAATCAAATAAATATAACTATCTTACCTCTGATCACCATTATTGAGTCAAAGGAcaaatgaaaaaagaaaataaggTTAATAGTAATGGTTTTCATAGTGATCGTTTTGACACCGGCATCCAGTACAGCCTGCAAATAGGGTCCTCAGAGTGAGATATCTAGTCAAAGACAGCTCCGTTTTATTGTTTGACTTCAACATCTCAAGCCTATTTAAATAGATAAGTAGGGAAATGTATGAGTTAGCACCACAGTCTGTCTTATGTTTGAATAAGATTATGTAGGCCTGAACAGAAAACCTATAAGAGGATAACACGACACTTGGTTGTACATTCACTTTGCAAAACTTGGTTCCCTGTGTCCCAATTAGCAGTTATGCAGTTATGCATAATATGTCAGCAACCTGACACTTTTTGTCATGACAACGCCCCTAAAATGATGCCCTAGCAACAATCTAAATACAACGTCAGAAAGTTGGGATGTTGTATGTTTTGGTGCAGCGTGCAAGCACCTTTAAACAGGGTCGGATTTATTGTGGCAACAGGCCATGGCAACGCCACGACAAGTCCTTGGCAACATGGATCGCGCTGCATTTAGTATGTGAAGGAATGCCTAGTCTTGAGAATTTCCTGTTTGCGTCAGGTTCCGAGAATGTCTCATTCGTAACATATTTAAAGTACTACCGAGTAAGATGCACTTTTAAATATGGGATGTGGGAGTTCAAAAATAACCTTGGTTCAGCCGGTGTTGTCCAGCCCTGACCCTAATGAGGTAAGCTTGTTTCAACAATACACTGTATAGTGTTAGACCCATTCAGGGGTGttgaatcatttcaaatgtttacagtttttttcatgtttgtatttttttcctgAAATAAGAAATGTAGTTAAGTGAACATATGTTAAAGAATTGGAAATGATAAAAATGAAAATCCTTTTGGCGTTACCATTTATGCAGGAGGACACAGGCAAACAGTGTGTAGATGTGGATCGGGGTGACTCCGCAGTGTCAAAGTTCACCACTGACAGTGGGGTGGGCCTGGACTCTGGAGAGGCCCCCACACTACCAGGAGCCGTACACAGGAAACTACCGCCACTTGCAGGTAGGAGTAGGTGTAAGTGCCTGTCTATGACTTTGCTGGGTGATTCACCGTGTGCAGGGTGAGAGTCAAAGCCCTCCCTCCGCGACCTCTCCCAGGCTTCAGCCCAGGGCTGCCCCAGGAGACCCAGAGGCCCAGGTCCAGTGACATCATGGAGCAGCTGCTCAGCCAGGGCATCATCCCAGCCCACCCCAGAGACAGGGCCTGCAAGACCGGAGAGGCCTACAACATCATGGTGTGTCCAGGGACTGGAGACTACTGCTGGGTCATATCATAAACAGAATATGACCGTTTTGGAAAATCATAGCCCATTTGGCCCTTGAACTGCCATTATTCCAACACTCCATTTTATGAAAGAAGAGATGTTTGGGTTTGATTTGAACACTTCAAAATGttgaaatgattaaaaaaatCATGTGGCAGTTCTGGTGTCAATCTCACATGAATATAAATTCAaatttaaggtgtgtgtgtccttttagTTGGACAAGCCAGAAATGCCCAGGACAAGCCCCCCATCTCGACTGGAGTCGCTGAAGATGAGAAAAGACCAGATGGGGACCtccagggaggagatggaggagaagatgagACAGGTAGAGGAGAGACGCAAGGTCAGATTCTGGGGGTGTAATTTACAAATAATGGAATCATTACGGAATAATGTTGAATGAAGTGATTGTGAAGCCAGTCTCCTAGGCTTTCCTCCCCCTATCCTTCTTTCTGTCTCGATCAGCATTGTTGTCGTTTCTCTCTCAGCTCAAGGAGGAGGAGCTAAGGCTTCGTCTGAGGTCCAAGTCTGCCCGCGCTCGTGGCCTGGCGTCtgcagaggtggggggagagactggGCTCACCCCTGTGGAGACCCTGCAGAACCGCCTCCCTGACACGCTCCCTTGGTCTGGAGACCCTGAAGACCTCCAGGGCCCACTGCTGCAAGCCCACACTGAGAGcatggaggctggagagggcagtagggaggctggagagagcggtagggaggctggagagggcagtagggaggctggagagggcagtcgggaggctggagagggcagtagggaggctggaggaggtgaaggacaaGGAGACAAGGTTTCAGAAGGTGCCAGGTTTGGAGACCTTCTCACAGCCTCTCTGCAGATGGAGAGCGACTTCACGTTCCAGCAGACTGGACAGGCTGAACAAGACCTATTCTAACCGCAGATGGCTGTTAATGTGAAGCACCTGCATAGAGAATGACTGAGGGGATAGGGGAAGAGCCTG from Hypomesus transpacificus isolate Combined female unplaced genomic scaffold, fHypTra1 scaffold_124, whole genome shotgun sequence includes the following:
- the LOC124488130 gene encoding uncharacterized protein LOC124488130 isoform X2 → MKTITINLIFFFHLSFDSIMVIRGLNLATHSVQLINTTNRLSLPEKTPSDLMTHPTYSDDAVTSATDQRDNDKTNNMESEKVEQKDTASKVMQVVDMHDQSIWGSANSYDHQHIVIMENKPEVIESALFLFERCPTRSTLLSYDKGALHVLKGSETDITRYSIVTLVGHGTMGNERRAQLGGYEPEELAQVVAAMAIGNTHLGTLSLVGCELGKDLSFAKLLLQTLRSLHVETTLHLSSSKISVNPYGEIVTEHEGVWRTKDTRKKVIAQLDQRGGLLTKVETGQEGQAISNYQGHALYIETLEWPTHPQMFVPKDLRKKYTSIDCLEGLTWSLFFEQHDKRRAHDYIPNDNRPNFTAVWLLDKEPDQKIPIKHIATILDLAVEIRYNAREDAELDLYYVLNDCIYQVQRKTFRVFLVGKYMNPNNLEEILKFTVAYRIQKKYYSLQELTQGLNPSEFNHFCRQTFQLLHCVHNCENWGRYFMAAVFSASVHNFRTFSLFLMSVIACEVGRSKGSDDTLCTAFVGKEHPMASEDPSHENQRRGFYGCMVDQSKEIVKQEKLVWLNEVVAKENSLFTRSKQIMSGVDHDQETEIDIFGKVKVMNKYVFSSFLEFFRGTPEGKKLVRGCIGSPQQNVHVEDSGLNIN
- the LOC124488130 gene encoding uncharacterized protein LOC124488130 isoform X1; protein product: MKTITINLIFFFHLSFDSIMVIRGLNLATHSVQLINTTNRLSLPEKTPSDLMTHPTYSDDAVTSATDQRDNDKTNNVRFANMESEKVEQKDTASKVMQVVDMHDQSIWGSANSYDHQHIVIMENKPEVIESALFLFERCPTRSTLLSYDKGALHVLKGSETDITRYSIVTLVGHGTMGNERRAQLGGYEPEELAQVVAAMAIGNTHLGTLSLVGCELGKDLSFAKLLLQTLRSLHVETTLHLSSSKISVNPYGEIVTEHEGVWRTKDTRKKVIAQLDQRGGLLTKVETGQEGQAISNYQGHALYIETLEWPTHPQMFVPKDLRKKYTSIDCLEGLTWSLFFEQHDKRRAHDYIPNDNRPNFTAVWLLDKEPDQKIPIKHIATILDLAVEIRYNAREDAELDLYYVLNDCIYQVQRKTFRVFLVGKYMNPNNLEEILKFTVAYRIQKKYYSLQELTQGLNPSEFNHFCRQTFQLLHCVHNCENWGRYFMAAVFSASVHNFRTFSLFLMSVIACEVGRSKGSDDTLCTAFVGKEHPMASEDPSHENQRRGFYGCMVDQSKEIVKQEKLVWLNEVVAKENSLFTRSKQIMSGVDHDQETEIDIFGKVKVMNKYVFSSFLEFFRGTPEGKKLVRGCIGSPQQNVHVEDSGLNIN
- the stmnd1 gene encoding stathmin domain-containing protein 1 isoform X1 encodes the protein MGCGSSKITLVQPVLSSPDPNEEDTGKQCVDVDRGDSAVSKFTTDSGVGLDSGEAPTLPGAVHRKLPPLAGFSPGLPQETQRPRSSDIMEQLLSQGIIPAHPRDRACKTGEAYNIMLDKPEMPRTSPPSRLESLKMRKDQMGTSREEMEEKMRQVEERRKLKEEELRLRLRSKSARARGLASAEVGGETGLTPVETLQNRLPDTLPWSGDPEDLQGPLLQAHTESMEAGEGSREAGESGREAGEGSREAGEGSREAGEGSREAGGGEGQGDKVSEGARFGDLLTASLQMESDFTFQQTGQAEQDLF
- the stmnd1 gene encoding stathmin domain-containing protein 1 isoform X2, coding for MGCGSSKITLVQPVLSSPDPNEEDTGKQCVDVDRGDSAVSKFTTDSGVGLDSGEAPTLPGAVHRKLPPLAGFSPGLPQETQRPRSSDIMEQLLSQGIIPAHPRDRACKTGEAYNIMLDKPEMPRTSPPSRLESLKMRKDQMGTSREEMEEKMRQLKEEELRLRLRSKSARARGLASAEVGGETGLTPVETLQNRLPDTLPWSGDPEDLQGPLLQAHTESMEAGEGSREAGESGREAGEGSREAGEGSREAGEGSREAGGGEGQGDKVSEGARFGDLLTASLQMESDFTFQQTGQAEQDLF